GGACGCTGTCGATGCGGATGAATCCCGGACGGCCCTGCGGCGCCGGCGCCTTGCGCACGCCGATGGTCACGGCCGAGGTCGGCCGGGTCTTGGTCGTGACGACGCGCTGCGCGCGATAGCGATCCGTGGCGCGCAGGTTGTAGAGGTGCGCCACCGAGATCGACCCCAGGCGCACGAAGCGCGCATCGCCGAACACGTCGCGCTGGCGCCGCAGCATGCAGACCGTGGCCGGTCCGGAGAGCGTCCCGGTCGCGCGGTCGACCTCGGCCAGCAGTGCGATGTCGGCGGCCGTATAACGGCGTGCGAAGGCGTGCTCCGGCGCGCGGTATTGCTTGACCAGCGGCTTGCCCGCCACCGCCCGGGACACCAAGCGCGTGACCTGCGCGCGGCTGTAGCCGCTCAAGCGCTGGAGGTACGCCAGTACCGTGCCCCGATCCGGCCGCGAGAGATGCCGATAGCCAAACCGCTTCAACACCGATTCGACCCAGGCGTAGCGCCCGGCGTCGTCCTCGGGCCGCTCGAATTGCAGCGCCTCCGTACCATCGAGCACCTGCCGCACCTGCTCCAGGGTACGGACCTGCGTTTCGTTCATGTCGATCACCATGCCCTCGATGATCGACGCGCCTCCCGGGGGCGACGGCCCCTCAGCCGGCCAACCGCCTCCTACAGAACCCCTCCAGGCTCATACCTCGCTGGAATCACGGACCCCGCTCCAGGCTCACACCTCGTTGGAAAAGACTGCGGCTTGCACATTTTCCGAAAGTCGGATTACAATCGCGGGCTCGCTTGGGAAATCCAGCGACCAATTTCTCCCCGGACGGGACCAAGACTGACCGCCGTACCCGGAACCGCGTTGCGCGGCCTGGTGTCGGCGGGAAAAGTTGGGACAAAAAATGATCCAAATGCAGACGATGCTCGACGTCGCCGACAACACCGGCGCACGAGCGGTGATGTGTATCAAGGTGCTCGGCGGCTCGAAGCGCCGCTACGCGAATATCGGCGACGTCATCAAGGTCACGGTGAAGGATGCCGCGCCGCGTGGCCGCGTCAAGAAGGGCGAGGTCTACAGCGCCGTCGTGGTACGGACGGCCAGCGGGCTGCGCCGGGGCGACGGTTCGGCGATCAAGTTCGACAAGAATGCCGCCGTCTTGCTCAATAACAAGCTCGAGCCGATCGGGACCCGGATTTTCGGGCCGGTGACGCGGGAGCTGCGGACCGAGCGGTTCATGAAGATCGTCTCGCTCGCCCCCGAAGTGCTGTAAGGAGTGTTCGGATGCAACGCATTCGCAAAGGTGACGAAGTCGTCGTGATCGCGGGCCGGGACAAGGGCAAGCGGGGCACGGTGGTCGAGCGCGTGGACGCGACCCATGTCCGCGTCGAGGGCGTGAACGTGGTGAAGAAGCATGTCCGCCCGAACCCGATGAAGGGAACCAATGGCGGCATCTCCGAGCAGACGATGCCGATCGACCAGTCCAATGTCATGGTCTACAACCCCGCCACCGGCAAGGGCGAGCGGGTCGGAATCGAGGTCGTCGACGGTCGGAAGCGGCGCGTGTTCAAGCGCAGCGGACAGCCGGTCGGCGCCGCGAGCTAAGGTCCGGAGGAAGAAAGCATGACCCGTTTGCAGGACCAATATCGCGAGACCGTCGTGCCCGAGCTGATGAAGCAATTCGGCTACAAGACTGTGATGCAGGCGCCGCGGATCACCAAGATCACGCTCAACATGGGCGTCGGCGAGGCGGTCAACGACAAGAAGAACATCGATGCCGCGGTCGCCGACATGACCCGCATCGCGGGGCAGAAGCCCGTCGTCACCAAGACCCGCAAGGCCATCGCCAACTTCAAGGTGCGCGAAGGCCTGCCGATCGGCTGCATGGTGACGCTGCGCGGCGAGCGGATGTACGAATTCCTGGATCGCCTGATCACGGTCGCGTTCCCCCGCATGCGGGATTTTCGCGGCGTTTCCGGGCGCGCGTTCGATGGCCGCGGCAATTACAGCATCGGCCTGAAAGAGCAGATCATTTTCCCCGAGATCGAATACGACAAGATCGACAAGCTTCGGGGAATGAACATTTGCATCACGACGACGGCGAAGACCGACGAAGAGGCCAAGGCGCTTCTCGCGGGATTCCGCTTCCCGTTCCGCAATTGAGCGAGGTGTACGGTGGCAAAGCTATCCCTCATGAATCGTGAAGCCAAGCGCGCTGCCTTGGTCAAGAAGTATGCGGCCAAGCGCGCTGCGCTGAAGGCGGCGTTCTGCGATCAGACGCTATCGATGGAAGATCGTCTGCAGGCGCAGCAGCAGCTGCAGGCCATTCCGCGGAATGCCAGCCCGACGCGCCTGCGCAACCGCTGCAACCTGACCGGCCGTCCGCGCGGCAATTTCCGCAAGTTCGGGCTCGGTCGCAGCAAGCTGCGCGAGGCCGCGATGCGTGGCGACATCCCCGGCCTGATCAAGGCGAGCTGGTAAGGCAAGGACCCAATCCATGAGCATGAGCGATCCCATTTCCGACATGCTGACGCGCATTCGCAATGCGCAGCGTGTCGAGAAGAACGAAGTGACGATGCCGTCCTCGAAGCTGAAGGTGGCCATCGCCGAAGTGTTGCGCGATGAAGGCTACATCGACGGTTTCCGGGTTGTCGGCGAGCCCGGCAACGCGCACCTCGAGCTGCGCATCGGCCTGAAGTACTACGCCGGGCGCCCGGTGATCGAGCTTCTGGAGCGCGTGTCCCGTCCGGGACTGCGCATCTACCGCGGCCGCGACGATCTGCCGCAGGTCATGAACGGCCTGGGCGTGGCGATCGTTTCGACCCCGCGCGGCGTCATGACCGACCGCAAGGCCCGCAATCAGGGCGTTGGCGGCGAAGTCCTCTGCTACGTCGCCTGATCGGGAGAGTACGGCATGTCACGTGTTGCACGCATTCCGGTTTCGCTCGAAAAAGGCGTCGAGATCCAGATCGGCGAGAGCGAGATCACCGTCAAGGGCCCCCAGGGAACCTTGCGCCAGGCTGCCAACGGCCTGGTCCAGGTCAAGGTTGACGGGGGAGAGATCCATTTTGCTGCGGCCGACGAGTCGCGCGAAGCCAAAGCCATGAGCGGCACCATGCGCGCCCTGGTGGCGGCGATGGTGCACGGCGTCAGCAAGGGGTTCGAGCGCCGCCTGACGCTGGTCGGCGTCGGATACCGCGCGCAGGCCCAGGGCGACAAGCTCAACCTGTCGCTGGGGTTCTCGCACCCGGTCGAGCATCACATGCCGGCGGGGATCAAGGTGGAAACGCCGACCCAGACCGAGATCGTCATCAAGGGGGCCGACAAGCAGCGCGTCGGCCAGGTGGCCGCGGAAATCCGCGCATACCGTCCGCCGGAGCCGTACAAGGGCAAGGGTGTCCGCTATGCGAACGAGACCGTGGTCTTGAAAGAAACGAAGAAGAAGTAATTTCGCCGGGTTCAGGTCATGATCAGCAAAAAGCAATCGCGTATTCGCCGGGCGCGCGCGACGCGCGCACGGATCGCGCTTCAGCGCGCCAGCCGGCTCACGGTGCACCGCACGAATCTCCACATCTATGCCGCCGTGATTTCTCCGGAGGGCGACAAGGTGCTGGTGTCGGCTTCGACGCTGGAGCCGGAAGTGCGCAACGAACTGTCCGGAGCGAAGGGACATGGCGGCAATGTCGCCGCAGCGCGTCTGATCGGTGCGCGGATCGCGCGCAAGGCTGCCGCGGCCGGCATCGAGCAGGTCGCGTTCGACCGTTCCGGATTTCGCTATCACGGTCGCGTCAAGGCCCTGGCCGATGCGGCGCGCGAAGCCGGACTGAAGATCTAAAGGAAATCTACGATGGCACGGATTCAGGCCAAGAACCTCGGCGAGGCCCGCGATGACGGGATGCGCGAGAAGATGATCGCGGTCAACCGCGTGACCAAGGTCGTCAAGGGCGGACGGATTCTCGCGTTCGCGGCCCTGACGGTGGTCGGCGACGGCGACGGGCGGGTCGGGATGGGCAAGGGCAAGGCGCGGGAAGTGCCGGTTGCCGTGCAGAAGGCGATGGAGCGCGCACGCCGCGGCATGAATCGCGTCCCCCTCCGGAAGGGCACCTTGCACCACACCGTCGAGGCTCGCCACGGCGCCTCGCGGGTGATGCTGGCGCCGGCGCCCGAAGGTACCGGCGTGATCGCAGGTGGCCCGCTGCGCGCGATCTTCGACGTGATGGGCGTGCACAACGTCGTCGCGAAGGCGCATGGTTCGACCAATCCGTACAACATGGTCCGGGCGACCCTCAAGGCGCTCGACAAGTTGCGTACTCCCGCCGAAATTGCGGCCAAGCGCGGCAAGACGGTGGAAGAGATTCTGGGCTGAGGGCGGCGATGACGGAAAAAGCGGACGGCAAGACGGTCAAGGTGACGCTGGTGCGCAGCGTTGCCGGAACCAAGACGGACCACCGCGCCACGGTGCGCGGCCTTGGTCTCGGGCGCCTGAACAGCTCGCGCGTGCTCGAAGACACGCCCGCGGTTCGGGGCATGATCAACAAGGTTTCCTACCTGGTCAAGGTGGGTTGAGGAACGCTCATGCGCTTGAATTCCATCAAACCGGCGGCCGGCTCCAAGAAGGTTCGGCATCGCGTCGGGCGGGGCATCGGCAGCGGCTGGGGAAAGACCGCGGGCCGCGGTCACAAGGGTCAGAAGTCCCGTGCGGGCGGATTCCATAAGGTCGGCTTCGAGGGCGGCCAGATGCCGCTGCACCGGCGTCTTCCCAAGCGCGGCTTCACGTCGCTGCAGCGCCGGTACATCGAGACCATCCGTCTGACCGTCATCCAGGGCCTGGATGCGCAGGAAATCGACCTGCTGACGCTGAAGAGCGCCGGTATCGTGTCGGTTCTGGCGCAGGGTGCGCGGATCGTCAACACCGGAACCATCGACCGTGCGGTGAAGGTCCGCGGCCTTGGCGTGAGCGCCGGCGCCCGTGCGGCCATCGAGGCGGCTGGCGGCTCGGTCGAGCCGGTCGGCGCGGCCTGACGGCGGCACCAGAGAAAGGCGGATTCGTGAACCGACCCGGGAATGCAGCGGTCAGCGGGGGAAAATATGCCGATCTACAGCGTCGGCTGGTATTTCTCCTGCTCGCGCTCGTCGTGTACCGGATCGGCACGCACATCCCGGTCCCGCTGATCGATCCGGACCAGTTCCGGCGTGCCTTCCAGTCGCAGCAGGGCGGGATTCTCGGCCTGATGAACATGTTCTCGGGCGGCGCGCTGGCGCGGTTCTCGATCTTCTCGATCGGGATCATGCCGTACATCTCGGCGTCGATCATTCTGCAGATGCTTGCCTACGTCATGCCTTCCCTCGAGGCGTTGCGCAAGGAAGGCGAGTCGGGCCGGCGCAAGATCACGCAGTACACGCGCTACGCCACGGTCGGTCTCGCCGCCGTGCAGTCCTATATGGCGATCGTCGCGATCGGGTCGGTGCCGCATCTGGTCATCGTTCCCGGTTTCCTGTTCCGGTTTCTCGGCACGGTGTCGCTGGTGACGGGCAGCATGTTCCTGATGTGGCTGGGCGAGCAGATCACCGAGCGCGGCCTGGGCAACGGCATCTCGATCATCATTTTTTCGGGCATCGTCGCGGGGCTGCCGGGGGCGATCGGCCGCCTGTTCGAACTCGTTTCCAGCGGCGCGCTCGGTTATCTCTCGTTCTTTGCCATCGCCGCGCTGATCGTCGTCGTGACCGGGTTCGTGGTCTACGTCGAACGGGGTCAGCGGCGGATTCTCGTCAACTACGCCAAGCGGCAGGTCGGGAACCGGGTCTACGGCGGCCAGAGCTCCTATCTGCCCCTCAAGCTCAACATGTCCGGGGTGATCCCGCCGATCTTCGCATCGTCGATCGTGTTGTTTCCGGCGACGATCGCTGGGTGGTTTTCGGCGGGACACGGGATGCGCTGGATTCGCGACCTGGCTGCGACGCTGCAGCACGGCCAGCCCCTGTACCTGATTCTGTACGCGTCCCTGATCGTGTTCTTCTGCTTCTTCTACACCGCGTTGGTGTTCAATACGAAGGAGCAGGCGGACAACCTCAAGAAGAGCGGCGCCTTCGTGCCCGGCATCCGCCCTGGCGACCAGACGGCCCGTTTCATCGACAAGATTCTGCTGCGCCTCACGCTGGCGGGAGCCATCTACATCACCCTGGTGTGTCTGGTGCCGGAATTTCTGTATCTGCGCTGGAGCGTGCCGTTCTACTTCGGCGGCACCTCGCTGCTCATCGTGGTGGTGGTGACGATGGACTTCATGGCCCAGGTGCAGGCGTATTTGATGACGCACCAATATGATTCGCTGCTCAAGAAGGCGAATTTCCGAGGTGCGCCCGGGTTGATGCGGTGAAGGTATGGCGCGCGACGACGTGATCCAGATGCAGGGGGAGATTCTCGAAAATCTTCCCAATGCCACGTTCCGCGTGAAGCTCGAGAACAACCATGTAGTTCTGGGGCACATTTCCGGCAAGATGCGGATGCATTACATCCGCATTCTTCCGGGTGACAAGGTGACGGTGGAATTGACGCCGTACGACCTTTCGCGGGCAAGGATCGTCTTTCGGGCGAAATAGACACGCCGGAGCGTCCCGTTCGGGACGCGTGCCGGGGGTGAGGGAACAGGAGTACGACATGAAAGTCATGGCATCGGTAAAGAAGATGTGCCGCAAGTGCAAGGTGATCCGCCGCAAGCGCGTGGTGCGGGTGATCTGCTCGGACCCGCGCCACAAGCAGCGTCAGGGCTAAGAATGGAATCCTTCGGGACTTTGAGAAAGTGAACTAAGCAATGGCACGGATAGCCGGAATCAATATTCCCCCGCATCAGCATGCCGAGATCGGCCTGACGGCGATCTACGGCATCGGGCGCGCGCGGGCGCGCGCCATCCTGGATGCCGTGAAAGTTCCGTATGACCGGAAGGTCAAGGAGCTGACCGATGCGGAAGTCGAACGTATCCGGGAAGCGGTCGGCCGCTTCACCGTCGAAGGCGATCTTCGCCGCGAAATCCAGCTCTCGATCAAGCGGTTGATCGACCTTGGCTGCTATCGCGGCATGCGGCACCGCCGCGGCCTGCCGGTGCGGGGCCAGCGTACCCGTACCAACGCCCGTACCCGCAAGGGTCCGCGCAAGGCCGGCGTCGCACTCAAGAAAGGATCCTAAGCATGGCAACGCGTAATCCGAGCCAGCAGCAGGCCGCGCAACGCGCGCGGAAGAAGGTCAAGAAGAACATCGCCGAGGGTATCGCCCACGTGCATGCGTCCTTCAACAACACCATCATCACGATCACCGATCGCCAGGGCAACGCCCTTTCCTGGGCAACCAGCGGCGGGGCGGGATTCAAGGGTTCGCGCAAGTCGACTCCGTTCGCGGCGCAGGTTGCTGCCGAGACGGCCGGCCGCGCGGCGCTCGAATGCGGCGTGAAGAACCTCGAGGTGCGGATCAAGGGCCCCGGCCCCGGACGCGAATCCTCGGTTCGCGCGCTCAATGCTTGCGGGTTTCGCATCACGTCCATCCAGGACATCACGCCCGTTCCGCACAACGGCTGCCGCGCGCCCAAGCGCCGGCGCGTCTGAGAAGGCGGAGCCGACTGGTGGAATACGGAACCGATAACCTGATCGCCGCGGCATGTGCCGGCGATCTTTGCTGAGCAGGAAGAGAACATGGCTCGCTACACGGGAGCAAAACTCAAGCTATCGCGCCGGGAAGGCACCGACCTGTTTCTGAAGAGCGCACGTCGCGCGCTCGACACGAAGTGCAAGGCCGACAGCAAGCCCGGGCAGCATGGCCGGACGTCGGGTGCTCGACTGTCGGACTACGGTACCCAGCTTCGCGAGAAGCAGAAGGTCAAGCGCACCTACGGCGTGCTGGAGCGGCAGTTCCGCCGCTATTTCGCCGAGGCCGAGCGCCGCAAGGGCAACACGGGTGAGAACCTGATCGCCCTGCTCGAGTCGCGCCTGGACAACGTCGTCTACCGCATGGGCTTCGGCTCGACCCGCGCCGAGGCCCGGCAGCTGGTCTCGCATTGCGCGGTCGAAGTCAACGGCAAGGTGACGAACATCTCGTCGATGCTGCTGCGTGCCGGCGATCAGATCACGATCCGCGAACGGTCCCGCAAGCAGACGCGCATCCAGGACGCCCTCGGTCTCGCCGCCCAGAGCGGATTCCCGTCCTGGGTCGAAGTCGACGCGCAGAAGATGACCGGAAAGTTCAAGGCGGTTCCGGATCGCGGCGACGTCGCGCAGGACATCAACGAGTCGCTGGTCGTCGAGTTGTATTCCCGGTAATGCAGGGGCGGCGCCGGCGTGAAGCGGGAGCCGGCGCTGCATCGTGCGATGCAGCCCGATTCCCGCGACCATCCACCAGCCTTATCGGTGTAACGAGCCGAGGGTATTGAAAGGGATTGTGTCAGCATGAATGCCACAGGATTGTTGAAGCCGCGCTCCATCGAAGTCGAATCGATGGGGCCCAACGCCGCCGTCGTGACGATGGAGCCGTTCGAGCGCGGATATGGCCATACGCTGGGAAATGCGCTCCGGCGCATCATCCTGTCGTCGATGGTCGGCTATGCCCCTACCGAAGTGCAGATCGAGGGCGTCGTACATGAGTACTCGACCATCGACGGTGTGCGCGAGGACGTCGTCGACATCCTGCTCAACCTCAAGGGCATCGTGTTCAAGCTGCACAACCGCGACGAGGTGACCCTGAACCTCCGCAAGGAAGGCGAAGGGACGGTTACGGCGGGCGACATCGAACTGCCCCACGACGTCGAGGTGATCAACCCCGACCACGTGATCGCGCACCTTTCGGCCGCCGGCAAGCTTGCCATGCAGGTCAAGGTGGAAAAGGGCCGCGGCTACGTTCCCGGGAACGTCCGGGCATTCCGCGACGACCATTCCGCGACCATCGGCCGGATCGTTCTGGACGCATCGTTCTCGCCCGTTCGCCGGGTGAGCTACACCGTCGAGAGCGCGCGGGTCGAGCAGCGTACCGACCTGGACAAACTCGTGATGACGATCGAAACCAACGGCGCGATCGCGCCCGAGGAGACGGTTCGGCAATCCGCGCGCATCCTGGTCGAGCAGCTTTCGGTCTTCGCGGCGCTGGAAGGCGTCGGCGAACCGGCCCACGCGCAGCGTGCGAAGGTCGACGTCGACCCGATGCTGCTCCGCCCGGTCGACGATCTGGAGCTGACCGTGCGTTCGGCGAACTGCCTCAAGGCGGAGAACATCTATTACATCGGCGACCTGATCCAGCGTACCGAGAACGAGCTGCTCAAGACCCCGAACCTGGGCCGGAAGTCGCTCAACGAGATCAAGGAAGTGCTCGCGACGCGAGGCCTCACCCTCGGCATGAAGCTGGAGAACTGGCCGCCGGTCGGGCTCGAGAAGTAAACAACTGTCAGAAAAGAGAAGGAAATCCCATGCGCCACGGACACGGACTGCGAAAACTCAATCGCACCAGCAGCCACCGCTTGGCAATGCTGCGCAACATGTCCAACTCGCTGTTGCGTCACGAGGCCATCAAGACGACGCTTCCCAAGGCCAAGGAATTGCGCCGCGTCGTGGAACCGCTGATCACGCTTGCGAAGGAGCCGACGGTGGCCAACCGCCGCCTGGCGTTCGACCGCCTGCGCGACCGCGAGATGGTCGTCAAGCTGTTCGGCGAGCTCGGCCCCCGGTACAAGACCCGGCCGGGCGGTTATCTTCGCATTCTCAAGTTCGGGTTCCGCAACGGCGACAATGCGCCGATGGCGTACGTCGAACTGGTCGACCGGCCTGCGCCGGCCGAGGCGGCGGAAGGCACCCCGCAGCAGTAAGGTCCCACACCCGCTGCCGCAACGCGGCGGCGGGTGGTGCGGCTCCCCGGGGGAGTTCGGACATTCCGCTCGCCCCCCCCCGCCGCTCTCGGTGGAGGCCGGACGCATTGGCCCCGATACCGCGGCAATCTTCGTTGCCACCGCTCGGCGTCACGGGTTTGTAATCGCGCCGCCATATAGTCCCGCCCGATGCAAGGGCGCAGCGGTCATTTCCCAATCGACGAGCAGCGATCCGGCGGCAGCCAACGCCGCTATCGCGCGATTTTTCTCTCGGACATTCACCTCGGTACGCCTGGGTGCAAGGCCGAGCACCTTCTCGACTTCCTGCGTCACAACGAGTCGGATCGGATCTACCTGGTCGGCGACATCATCGACGGCTGGGCGCTGCGGTCGCGCTTCCATTGGCCGCAGGCGCATAACGACGTCGTGCAGAAAATCCTGCGCAAGGCCCGGAAGGGCACCTCCGTCGTCTACATCCCCGGCAACCACGACGAGGTCGCGCGCCAGTTCTGCGGCCTGAAGTTCGGCGAGGTCTCGATCTGCGCCGAAGCCGAACACCGGCTCCTCGATGGCCGGACGCTCTGGGTAACGCATGGCGACGTCGCCGACGGCGTGATTCGCCACGCAAAATGGCTGGCTCACGTCGGCGACGCCCTCTACGACTGGCTGCTGTGGCTCAACCGCCATTTCAACAACCTGCGGGCGCGCCTGGGCTTCGGGTACTGGTCTCTTTCGCAATTCCTGAAATACAAGGTCAAGAATGCGGTGAGCTTCATCAGCGATTTCGAGCATGTCCTGATTCGCGAAGCCCGCAAGCGGGGATACGACGGCGTGGTCTGCGGCCACATCCACCATGCCCAGATCCGGGAGGTCGACGGGGCGCTCTACGTCAACGACGGCGACTGGGTCGAGAGCCTGACTGCGCTCGTCGAGACGCTGGATGGGCGCCTGGAGATCGTCGAGTGGAAGGAGATCCTGGTGCCCAATCCCCCCTCCCCGCACTGGAGTCGGGACGACGAGACGGACGAGCCGGAGGTTTCCGTGGCGGTGATGGAGGCGTACAACCCATGAAGTTCGTGACGGTGACCGACGCCTGGCACCCCCAGGTCAACGGCGTGGTGCGAACGATCGAAGCGACGAACCGCGAGCTGCTGCGGGCGGGGCATGTCGCCGAAGTGATCGCTCCCTCCGATTTCCGGACGATTCCCTGCCCCGGGTATCCGGAAATCCGCCTTGCCGTACTGCCCTATCGAACGTTATTGCGCGCGCTCCGGCGCGCCAGCCCGGACGCGGTGCACATCGCCACCGAAGGCCCGCTCGGCGTCGCGGCGCGCCGGGTATGCCTGCGCCATCGGATTCCCTTCACGACCGCGTACCACACCCGGTTTCCGCAATATCTGAAGGCGATGTACGGCATCCCGGAGCGGTGGGTGTACCGCTTTCTCCGCTGGTTCCATGGGCCCGCCCGCCATCTCCTGACCCCCACTCCGCACGTCGAACGCGAGCTGGCAGACTGGGGCATGACCAACGTCGCGCGCTGGACGCGCGGCGTTGACCTCGACGTGTTCCGTCCGTCGGATGTCCCGTTCCCGGGCGTGCACGGCCTGCCGGGCCCGCGGTTCCTCTACGTCGGCCGGGTGTCCGTGGAGAAGAACATCGACGCCTTCCTGGAACTGGATCTGCCGGGGACGCGGATCGTTGCCGGCGTGGGACCGGAACTCGACCTGCTCAAGCGCCGGTACCCCGATGTCTGCTTCGTCGGCGTGCTTCCGCGCGAGGAACTGGCACAGCTCTACTCCAGCGTCGACGCCTTCGTGTTCCCGAGCCGGACCGACACGTTCGGCCTGGTCATGCTCGAGGCCCTTGCCTGCGGGACGCCGGTCGCCGCATATCCGGTGCAGGGTCCGCTCGACGTCGTGGGCGGTTCGAACGTCGCCGTGCTCGATGAGGATTTGCGCAAGGCGGCGCTGGCGGCGTCGCGGATCGAGCGCAGCGCCTGCCGGGCGTACGCAGAGCGGTTTTCGTGGGCAGCGGCTACGGAACAGTTCATCCGTCTGCATTCGCCCGAGCCTGCCCCGAGCGTGCGCGACGACGGCCTTCCGTCCGACCGGGTCGCCTGCGAAGGCGGAAACGGTTGAGGAAACGCGGACGCGAAAGGGGCTCGGCCTGGCCGATGCGGACCGGCTATGCCGTTTCCCGCAGCCAGCGGGCCGCCTGCAGGGCGAAGTAGGTGAGGATGCCGTCCGCGCCGGCGCGCTTGAAGCCGAGCAGGGACTCCAGCACAACCGCGCGCTCGTTGAGCCAACCGTTCGCCGCCGCGGCCTTGAGCATGGCGTATTCGCCGCTCACCTGATAGGCGAAGGTCGGCACGCCGAACGTGTCCTTGACGCGCCGGACGATGTCCAGATAGGGCATGCCGGGCTTGACCATGACCATGTCCGCACCCTCCTGCAGATCGAGGGAGACCTCCCGCAGCGCTTCGTCGCTGTTGCCGGGATCCATCTGATAGACGGCCTTGTTGGACTTGCCGAGGTTGGCGCTCGAGCCCACGGCGTCGCGAAACGGCCCATAGAAGGCGCTGGCGTATTTCGCGGCATACGCCATGATGCGGGTGTGGATGCAGCCGGCGTCCTCGAGCACCGACCGGATCACGCCGATCCGTCCGTCCATCATGTCGCTCGGCGCGACGATGTCCGCGCCGGCCTGCGCATGCACCAGGGCCTGCCCCTTGAGCACTTCGACGGTCTCGTCATTGAGGACGTAGCCGGTGTCGTCGATCAGACCGTCCTGTCCGTGGGTGGTGTAGGGATCGAGGGCGACGTCGGTCAGGATGCCGAGTTCCGGGAACCGGTCCTTGAGGGCCCGTACCGCGCGCGGCATCAGGCCGCCGGGGTTGAGCGCCTCGCGCCCGTCGGGCGTCTTCTGTTCGGCGCCGATGACCGGGAAGAGCGCCAGAACCGGAACGCCCAGGCGCAGGCACTCTTCGGCCGCAGCGAACAGGGGCGAAAAACCCAATCGCTCGACCCCGGGCATCGAGGCAACCGCCTCCGTCCGGTCCGGATGGTCGTGCACGAACACCGGATAGATCAGGTCATCCGGATGCACCCGGTTTTCGCGCATCATGCGCCGGGAAAAGTCGTCGTGCCGCATAC
This genomic window from Burkholderiales bacterium GJ-E10 contains:
- a CDS encoding DNA-directed RNA polymerase subunit alpha — encoded protein: MNATGLLKPRSIEVESMGPNAAVVTMEPFERGYGHTLGNALRRIILSSMVGYAPTEVQIEGVVHEYSTIDGVREDVVDILLNLKGIVFKLHNRDEVTLNLRKEGEGTVTAGDIELPHDVEVINPDHVIAHLSAAGKLAMQVKVEKGRGYVPGNVRAFRDDHSATIGRIVLDASFSPVRRVSYTVESARVEQRTDLDKLVMTIETNGAIAPEETVRQSARILVEQLSVFAALEGVGEPAHAQRAKVDVDPMLLRPVDDLELTVRSANCLKAENIYYIGDLIQRTENELLKTPNLGRKSLNEIKEVLATRGLTLGMKLENWPPVGLEK
- a CDS encoding 50S ribosomal protein L17, with the translated sequence MRHGHGLRKLNRTSSHRLAMLRNMSNSLLRHEAIKTTLPKAKELRRVVEPLITLAKEPTVANRRLAFDRLRDREMVVKLFGELGPRYKTRPGGYLRILKFGFRNGDNAPMAYVELVDRPAPAEAAEGTPQQ
- a CDS encoding Ser/Thr protein phosphatase family protein codes for the protein MQGRSGHFPIDEQRSGGSQRRYRAIFLSDIHLGTPGCKAEHLLDFLRHNESDRIYLVGDIIDGWALRSRFHWPQAHNDVVQKILRKARKGTSVVYIPGNHDEVARQFCGLKFGEVSICAEAEHRLLDGRTLWVTHGDVADGVIRHAKWLAHVGDALYDWLLWLNRHFNNLRARLGFGYWSLSQFLKYKVKNAVSFISDFEHVLIREARKRGYDGVVCGHIHHAQIREVDGALYVNDGDWVESLTALVETLDGRLEIVEWKEILVPNPPSPHWSRDDETDEPEVSVAVMEAYNP
- a CDS encoding group 1 glycosyl transferase; the protein is MKFVTVTDAWHPQVNGVVRTIEATNRELLRAGHVAEVIAPSDFRTIPCPGYPEIRLAVLPYRTLLRALRRASPDAVHIATEGPLGVAARRVCLRHRIPFTTAYHTRFPQYLKAMYGIPERWVYRFLRWFHGPARHLLTPTPHVERELADWGMTNVARWTRGVDLDVFRPSDVPFPGVHGLPGPRFLYVGRVSVEKNIDAFLELDLPGTRIVAGVGPELDLLKRRYPDVCFVGVLPREELAQLYSSVDAFVFPSRTDTFGLVMLEALACGTPVAAYPVQGPLDVVGGSNVAVLDEDLRKAALAASRIERSACRAYAERFSWAAATEQFIRLHSPEPAPSVRDDGLPSDRVACEGGNG
- a CDS encoding delta-aminolevulinic acid dehydratase yields the protein MKNASAGLGAFPTVRMRRMRHDDFSRRMMRENRVHPDDLIYPVFVHDHPDRTEAVASMPGVERLGFSPLFAAAEECLRLGVPVLALFPVIGAEQKTPDGREALNPGGLMPRAVRALKDRFPELGILTDVALDPYTTHGQDGLIDDTGYVLNDETVEVLKGQALVHAQAGADIVAPSDMMDGRIGVIRSVLEDAGCIHTRIMAYAAKYASAFYGPFRDAVGSSANLGKSNKAVYQMDPGNSDEALREVSLDLQEGADMVMVKPGMPYLDIVRRVKDTFGVPTFAYQVSGEYAMLKAAAANGWLNERAVVLESLLGFKRAGADGILTYFALQAARWLRETA